The DNA sequence TTAAAACAGATGTACTCATTGCGATCCAAGCAAACAGATTGTGATCAAGTTAAATGTGATGAGTGGGAAAACAGATAAAGATAGCACGGAGAAAAAGATCGCATCAGCAAAAGAAAGATTGCAGCATATAACATAAAGTGAAAAcgaaaaaacaaaagcaatacTCTTTTGAACATCATTTTGACCTGTATAGTAGGTAAAAGAGCTCAAGCAGCACTATTAGAGGAATTGAAACGTCTACAACTATCATTTTGAAATACCAATATGTATACAAACAGAAAAGgaatgcataaaaaattacCCCAGCTTAAAAGAAAGAGATTTTAAAACGGCATACATATTCTTGAATAAACAACCCTTGGATCCAGAACATCTGAAGTCCCTACTACAGAGTAATTTACTAACAACTACACTTCACAAAATTGTACTTgactattaatttagtataaaaaatagactattTTAGATTTCTGCAAAGATGAGTAATGATTCCAGAGACCACCTTCACCGTTAGCAGGAATCATGAGGCATGCAATAAACAAAAGCACTAATCAATGTGCTTCTGATCCATTATTGCAAAAAAGTATTCATGTGAATCAGTATGACTCTTCTATGACCCACCTACCCTCACATCCACCAACAATTACAAAGCAAGatcatcaaatattcacaatcAAATAGGCATCAgtttcaacaaattcaaataattctgCATACGGAAAAAACAGCAAATCGACAactaaaattcttaaattcttttttccggtcaaaaaataaataaaagcagaAAAGGGAGGAATaaagaagaagacgaagatactttctgtttcttcaATCATTCAGACGATTCAGAGCTATTCAACAAATCAACCATCAACTTCCCcaacttaatttaaaatggagaaaattcACATTACTCTCACTCGTCATGCGCCATAACTCCTCGAGCAATAAATCAACCGTTAGaaacttttcaatttcaatttgttttcaatttttgaaaacttgaaaacagaaaagaaTTCAACATTTTACAGGAATTCAAGCAAGGAAGATTAGGAATTAGCTGTACTTACCAAATATAAGTATCCACGAAATCTGACTCACGGAATTGATAAAATGAGATTGATTCAacaaaatgtatatatttggTGAAGATTGATAGAATGACGCGCAATCAATtagggagagagagggagggtTTGATACTTTGATTTAGTAGCGAAATTGAAGAAAGCGGCCGTTGAAAACACAGCTTCACTACTGATAGTGTAAATTGATAATGATTAGATTTGATTGAGATTTATTGGAAAGAGAAGGGTAATATGGTCAACCGCCGaaagtttaaattttgatgtGGCGCGTCTTGCGGAGCGTCTATTTATGGTGGGGCCTTGTGAGCATAGGGCACGCACCCGCAACGCGAAGTCTCGAGCTTGTTATTCCGTATTTCGCAACGTGACTAGACGGCCACGAATCATAATGTGTGATATGATCCTCGttcttgttttgaaatttgatcGGCTTGGAACATGGTGGATAAATGATGCCACAAATGTTTAATGAGTTGGATAAATTGAAAGTTTGAGACAAGctcgataaaaataaaactctttAAAATTGGGTGTGAAATTCTTCCACATATGGATCTTTTTATTGGgattaattctaaaattaaaaggaaaacaaactatatgaaaataaatttgtaaggAAATCCTAATTGGTAGTATAAAATACGGAGTAATAATCAATACATTTCCATCTACTTATTATACTAACTTAGTAAACAAATACTACCAAGTCCCAAAGTcttgtaaattttgaaattagcGAGAATCCTATTTTCTGGGACTCTTTTTCTTCGATGTCAGTCCACTAGTCTTTAATCTTTGATTCACTTccatgtaattaaattaatgtatcTTTGATTGTTTAAACCTCCATCTTCAATAAGTCTCTTGAATAATTCTTGAgtcaatattttttgaaataatccATTCAATTTATCCTTGAATTTCTTGGCTCGGCATCTAGTGATGGCCAACTACCACTGTAATTTGTGGTCTTAAGCTGCATCATTGTAGATTAGTGTTTTGGCAGGCAAGCCTACAACCACAAGTCATTTCGTCACTTATCCCACCCCTTATGGATATTTATGACTTGTATTGAAGTTATATTTTTACTGAATAggttcattttttaatttagcaaTAAGACTAAATTGAATAAGTAGATTTTTTGGACTATGAGTCAAGATTTGCTGGACGATGCTCACATCCTAGACAAAAATTGTGGATAAATAACAAATCGACATGATACACATTCATTAGAGTTGTTCAAATTGGTATGTTTTGCACCCAAATTAATGGGCCAGGAAAACAAAAgcattgtaaattttaatttttttagtatgttaattaataaaaaaaattgtgtggTGTACTTGCCATTATAACATTGTATGCATGCACCCTACtccaaaaaaatacaatatgcATTGTACCCAAAGCCTTATTAAGATTGCAgagtaaatgaaattttgagaaatataaataaataaaattttgagaaatataaataaataaataaataaataaataaatgaaatttgagtATATTATTCCGAGCCCATAATCACTCTAATCAACATAGGCCCACTACTAAATGCATCGACCCATTTACTCACACCATCCGGGTCGGGTTGTGATATTAtcttcaatttctttcattttttttttcagcttAGATAGATTGAAAGAGGAAAAGCTTCAAGGCATGGAGAAGGAAGAGATTCAAGGCGTTGCAGAGAGCAATTCGCCCTCAAACTTGCTTAAAAATGCTAAATCTAATCTCGTTACCGCCACTAGCGATGACAGTTTGAAGGAAATCTTTCGCCAAATCAAAACCTCCAGAAGCCCCGTAAGCTAATTCTCCCTCTTTGTTTCGTATCTGTATCGTATTTGTTGAATGAGAGTGATTGAGTCTCGAACTGATTTCTTCATCGGAAAAATCTGATTTGCAGACGGTTATCAACTACGGCGCTTCATGGTAATGTCCAATTTTCCGATTATTTAGCTCTCTGTTTATGTATACAAGCATTCTGTTAGCGCATGGTGTTCGATGAAATGCTTGAAAGGTGAAAATTAGATGAAATGTTTGAGAGATGAATCTGTTTAAGTTATTTGAAGAAATGCTTGAAGATGAAAACTGACTTGAAAGTGTTTGAAGAAATGTTTGAAGATGAAACTGAGTGAAGAAATGGTTGAAAGATGAATTACTTTAAAACTGTTTGATGATATGCTTGAAAGGCAAATGATTggttgttttcaatttttcaggTGTCGTGTTTGCAGTCAGATCCTCCCTGCATTCTGCGAATTGAGCAGCAAGTTTTCGAAGCTGTCTTTTGTTTATGCTGATATCGACGAATGCCCAGAGACGACGCAGCACATACGGTACACGCCCACGTTCCATTTCTACAGAGACGGTGAAAGGGTTGACGAGATGTTTGGGGCCGGAGAAGAGCGTCTGCACGATCGCCTCTGGCTGCACTCGTGAAGAAGGATGGGCAGTTTCCGACACGAAAcgcgaacacgaacacgacactaAATTATTGTGTTATATGAACACGACACCATAATTTTGTGCTTATCTGTGTCAAAAATTATCAGCTGTACTTAACGtcatttatggaaaatctCTCCTTtctaagtttaattttttctacaaTATTTAATCAGTGCAAAGAGTTAATCTGCTCTATACAAAAAGGGATAATTACACCatgaatacaaaatatttcacggaTGTTTCAATTAAGTACAAAAAAGTTTAACATCATATGTATCATTCAAAAGGTTTTGTTAGTGTTCACATTAATACATTCCatctaaataaatttaatgccGTTAGTTTTCTTAACTATTCCATAATCCATCCAACATATCagtatagtactactagaaTTTTACCTCAAGAAGAGATAACTTCGCTCCAAAAAAATCTGGATAACTTTTCCCTCTAATTACATGTAAACTTTGATTTTTCTCTAAATATTTTGGTGGgctttgaataaattatactcccacACACCAAATTTAATAGGGATTTCAATTCGATTTTGTTTGAGAGTATTCCAACTCAAATTTTTGATTCATAGTTTTGATTCGAGAGTATTCAAACCTTAAATTTTGATTCGTAGAAGTTGGTGGAATTTTTTCAACATTGCGCTTAATTTTTGCTtcttaatcaattaaaattgtagTTTGATGTGTGTGTCAACATATTATTCTATTTGGCTGTGTATATTTTTACTGAGCAATAGAAtaagggagtagtattttaaatatggCTAAACTTGTAAGTTTATATGCTCGTATGTGATTAATCCAGTTGCATTTTATGAGTTTTGATTGCTATGATTGTGGTTTAGTTTAGAAACATGTAACACAGTAAAAATAGATGGCACAGAGATAAATTGCAATAAACTCTAATTCTTTTATCCATTATTGAATAGGATTAAAcataataattaagaaaactaACGGAGTTAAGTTTATTTAGATGGAATCTATTAATTTGAAGACTaatgaaactttttgtatgatatacataaattaaaactttttgtACAATATTGAAACATTgttgaaacattttgtatgtacGACGTAATTACCCCAAACAAAAACTACATTACTATCCACTTTTGGTTTTTAGTTTCTCCAACAAACTTTGTAAATacgagcactcccaatggtccGGCGATACactcggcgatttttcgctgAAAATCGCCGAGTTATCGCCGGCCGTTGGGATGGTTTCGGCGATAATTCTACCGAATTAACGCCAACTCCCGATTCATCGCCGAATCATCGGCGCCCACTGTAGGCGCgattcggcgatttttcggcgtttttttttttttttgttgagttagggaaaaataagggagaaatcaTTGGaacagttggctaaaagttggctaaaaattggggataaattttggtgctgatgtggcgctgatgtggcaagagttggctaaaaattggggagaaataagggagtttttagGGAGAGCATTGAGAATGCTCTACATGTcttaaaatgtactccctctgttcgtGAAAAAATGCCTcgttttgctattttgggatgtccgCGGTTTAAAgtctcatttgtttttttcattttaggtaaGGAAACCCAGCATGTACTTAattcattacactcacattctattataaaaccaatatataaaagtggagtTCACTTGCCGCTAACTCATttccccattttttttttacaaagtcaaacaatttcttaaaatctgtgccatCAAAATAAGGCTATAAATGgtagacgaagggagtaagaattttactttttcattccataaataaattaacttaaaaatCCAATCAAAGTTGAATAGAAACAGGCACGTCTATCTCAGATGATGCGTAGACATTAAATGTAGTCTTTCCGATTGGCACATCACTTGATGTTGTCGATACtcaaaattcgaattttgTTTCACAAGCTTTACATATAAGATAACGTTCACAAGTCTAATGCTCAAACGTTAGTTGTGGACTTGTGATCGATCCGAATGACATGCCACTCTTGGCTATCAATGCTTACAAGTCAATTTTAATGTCACAAGCTCAAAAGTTCGATGCTTAATTAGATTAAACTCAATTACGATATATCAGGAAGAAACATCATTTTTGACCTATGACACCCAATTACTCACAAGTTcgataaaattgataataccATAAGTTCAATGCTAAAGTTTCTTATGTGGCCTTTCCATAATAATGACACCTTTCTTCTAGTGATCTcgaattttgatatttgaagCTTAGATAAGACGATTATATTAGGGTTAATTAATTGAGTGcaattaattggataaaatttCGTTTGACACAAATTTatgtgcaatttttttttttttttttatttttatggaagtTTAATAACCAAATCTTTGCGGTTGAAGGGATAGATCGATCCACTTCACTAcgagaagaagagaggaaaaaaaaaacaaacaaaaaaaatttgggaaaaatgTCGTCGTCGTCGCCGATGGAGGTGGATCCACAGCTCTCAAACGGCAGCTCCGTCGTCGCGGCAGCGCCCGCCGCGCCGCCGCCGTCTAAATCCGGTAAGCTAGCTGAGGCTCTCAAACTGGAGCATCAGTTACTCCGCGTGCCTTTCGAAAACTACAAAAAGACGATCCGCTCCAATCACCGCGCCGTTGAGAAAGAGGTATCCGCCGTCATCTCCGGAGTCTCTGCCGTCGCCGACTCCGAACTGTCGCGAGATGAAGCTGTTGATCAACTCAGCTCTCTCGTCTCCCGATTGCAGGGCCTCAAAAGAAAAGTATGTTCATCTGAATTTTATGCGTGGTAATTTTTACAATAAGATCCTAAAGGATTTGTTATAATTTGTTTGTGTTTGGGGAAATTGTGGATTGATATATAGATTGGAAATAACTGTTGGTTGTTGACACGGAGAAAGTATAAAACAGTTAATTGATGAAGCAAATTGAATTTCGTTAGTGAAAAGCTAGGTTTAGATTTTGgtttcttgatttgattgatCAAATGACTAGCGCAAGAGAAGGTTAATTTCGATTTCGAGTTTCCTTTTGTTATGTGTCATTGTACTGTTTCGTTTGATCATCTGCTTGAAATTGCGATTCTATAGGTTAGTAATACATACATCAGCAACAAAATTATTAGGTTTCTGTCATGGTAGTTAGGATACTCGGTGAAACTATATTAACAGTAAGCCGTTTACACAAGTTACTGGTTGATGTGACAGTCGGAAGATGGAAGTCGAATGGAGCACGTACAAGCACAAAAATGCCGGGCTCGTCTGGAACATCTAGAATCTGCAGAACTGGAAAATATGTCAGAGTGGAATAACACTCGGCTGAAGAGGATACTTGTTGATTACATGCTGCGGATGTCGTATTATGACACAGCTGTTAAGCTTGCAGAGAGCAGCAACATTCAGGTGATTTTTATCATCATGCACTATCTCTAACGTGGTTGACGTATGCAATTGTTTCTCCAAATCAGATGAATGACTTGGTTACcataattttatcaactaattttttctgTTTGGGCTCTGTTTATCACCTTTCATTGATCGTGGGGAGTTCAGAGATGATTTACTCCCTGGAACCTGGCACTGGCTAAAGAAGCatctaaaaatttgaaataataaaatagaaatctcAGCATATTGTGAAGATTTTGGCTTATTTACTTGTATAGATAGGGAAAGTAGAACAGGCTGTTTGTGAGTTTTGTCCTGTTATTTGTCAACGACTCCTTGTGCTGCTTTTTCATGTTCTTTCTCCAATTGACATGGAACGATGACATTCAGATGGTGTTTTTTTCTGTCGCCGCAGGAGCTTGTTGATATAGATGTGTTTCTTGAAGCAAAAAAGGTTATCGATGCTCTTCAAAAAAAGAAGGTTGGCCCTGCTCTAGCCTGGTGTTCTGACAACAAGTCTAGGCTAAAGAAGTCAAAGGTAACTTATGTTCTACCTGTCTTCTccactttctttcttttcttatagCAAAATAAAAAGGTCTTAGCTGGAATGGATGTATTATTTCTCCAAATACCTATCAAAATTGAACATGCTATATGATAGCTTGGATTAAAAGTTCTGGCATTCAGAATATGTCAGTACACTGAAGCCTGGTTCTCAACattagtactaaaaaattGGAATTCGACATGCCATTTATGGTTGCACAACTGCATAACTTACTCAATTGTTTTACAATCATATGTACAAactgttatttttattttgttgaaatatcATATATAAACCGCATTATTTTTCCTGTTATACAATGATGTGATGGAAGCTGGCTAGTTTGAGTCCTGCCTTATAAACTTAGAAGTTTGTGATACAATAAACTGTAAGATGAGAAATTACAGAGGTCACCAGAGTTCCTATACTGTCAAACCTCCAAATATAGTCATCCGGATATAGGGGAAACAAGTGAAACGATCTTGGAATCAACTAATGAGTATTCTGCAGTAGCAGAATCCTGTTACCAAGAATCCCGgcataatttcattttcaaattctatGATGAACCTCCTTTTGAATGTTTCTGCAAGTGGTCATAAGATAGTCTTCAACCTTCCTGCATTGTGCAATTCCTGTGGCAGATATTTCTCATTTCTGGGTATGAGTACCCAGTACTTGATTGTCATTTAGGGTTTATCACTGTGGCAGATCACTGATGGGAGGTAATGCAGAACATGTGTTAGAGTTTCTTATGCTGAGTGATGTAACTGATCTGACCCTGAAAGGAGTAAAGTCAACATCAATTTTGCTTGCAAACATGCATGGCAACTCAATCTTTCAAACAAAGAGTTTAAATACATGGTAGAGGTTTCTGAATGTTACCTGACCGGTTAACCATTTGCCTGTCGAATATTGTTAATTGAATATCAGTTTGTGTGATAGTACAGGTTTGCTAGTCTTTGCACTTGGTAATCTATGACTATTCTGCACACACTTCTGTTGCAGAGCAAATTTGAGTTCCAGTTGAGACTGCAAGAATTCATTGAGTTGGTTAGAGCTGATGAAAATATGCAAGCGATAACGTATGCTCGAAAGCACCTAGCACCTTGGGGAGCTACACATATGAAAGAATTGCAGCGTGTTATGGCAACCCTTGCTTTCAGGAGTAACACTGACTGTCAGTCCTACAAGGTCGGACTAGTTTTGGTTATCGAATTGATTATCTCCAACTTACTGAACTAGGCCTTGACCTGCATTGCTGGCTTGCAGGTCTTGTTCGAAGAAAAGCAGTGGGATATTTTGGCTGACCAGTTTAAACAAGAATTCTGTAAATTGTATGGCATGACTCTTCAGCCTCtgttgaatatatatttacaagCTGGCTTATCTGCGTTGAAGACCCCGTATCCTTACTTTGCAATCATCTGCGTGCTTGCCATATATTCCTGTTTGAATATGCGAAAATTTCTGAATGATGTTTCTAACTATCGAAACTAAAAGTTTAGATGAGTAATTCCTACGTGTGCCTTGCTTTTGGCCTTGACTCGGCTTAGATTCTGTTACGAAGATGATTGCACAAAGGAGGATCCTCTATCTCAGGAGGCATTCCGCAAATTAGCTCAGCCACTTCCATATTCAAAGCAGCACCACTCAAAACTTGTGTGTTACATAACTAAAGAGCTCATGGATACTGAGAACCCACCTCTTGTCTTGCCGAATGGCTACGTTTACAGCACCAAGGTCTGCTGTCGGTTTCAGTGTGTCGGCCTGTTTGTAAACTTGAATAAACATTCTAATCTCTGACTTCTATCATACAGGCTCTTGAGGAGATGGCGAAGCAAAACAACGGGGAAATCACTTGTCCTAGGACGGGTCTCGTTTGCGACTACACTGAAGTGTTGAAAGCATACATCTCATAGAAATAAATTCCAGAGCTTATTGTTCATGGTTTCATCTCTGTATATGACAGATCTGTTTCTATACATGAATTTCTGTCTGAACACATGTACATAGGCAGAACCTTTGCAATAAAGTACTTCTTGTTTCTTGGGAAATTGGttaaagaagatgaagtaggcatttgtttttttattttttatttataattattgttattatttgagaGGAAGCAtttgagtttgttattttgctAGTTTTGGGGT is a window from the Salvia hispanica cultivar TCC Black 2014 chromosome 1, UniMelb_Shisp_WGS_1.0, whole genome shotgun sequence genome containing:
- the LOC125201715 gene encoding thioredoxin-like 3-3, which codes for MEKEEIQGVAESNSPSNLLKNAKSNLVTATSDDSLKEIFRQIKTSRSPTVINYGASWCRVCSQILPAFCELSSKFSKLSFVYADIDECPETTQHIRYTPTFHFYRDGERVDEMFGAGEERLHDRLWLHS
- the LOC125201798 gene encoding protein MAEA homolog, whose product is MSSSSPMEVDPQLSNGSSVVAAAPAAPPPSKSGKLAEALKLEHQLLRVPFENYKKTIRSNHRAVEKEVSAVISGVSAVADSELSRDEAVDQLSSLVSRLQGLKRKSEDGSRMEHVQAQKCRARLEHLESAELENMSEWNNTRLKRILVDYMLRMSYYDTAVKLAESSNIQELVDIDVFLEAKKVIDALQKKKVGPALAWCSDNKSRLKKSKSKFEFQLRLQEFIELVRADENMQAITYARKHLAPWGATHMKELQRVMATLAFRSNTDCQSYKVLFEEKQWDILADQFKQEFCKLYGMTLQPLLNIYLQAGLSALKTPFCYEDDCTKEDPLSQEAFRKLAQPLPYSKQHHSKLVCYITKELMDTENPPLVLPNGYVYSTKALEEMAKQNNGEITCPRTGLVCDYTEVLKAYIS